The Pseudonocardia sp. HH130630-07 DNA window CAGACCGCGGTGCACCGGCCCGACTCGGCGGTCAGGGAGTCCGCGAGCACCGCGTGCGGGACGACGTGGCTCCGCCCGTCGCTGGCGCAGGTGACGGTGATGCCTGGTTCCGGCGCCGCGACGGACGCGGACGACGGCGCCTGACGCGTACTTGCGGGTGGTACCGGCACGATGGCTCCTCCGGGCGCGGTTCGGCGGAGCGTCCATCGTCGCGCGAGAGTCGTGCAGATGCAAGTGCATCCGCACGAACGGCCGAACTTGCGGGGCCTCCGTCGCGGAGCGTGGTGAGCGCCACGACGACGGCTGGGACGACCGGTGCCGGCGTCCCCCACGCGGGTCGCCGGAGGCACCGGAAAACGCCCGCTTGCTGGGCGGACGCCCGGTTCGTGCACCCATTCGTGGACTGTGACCCCGGTCACGAGATCCGGTGCTCCGGGCGCCCGTGCTGCCCGTCAGAACCTGCACCTGCCCCGTCCGCCCGTTAATCTCGACCGACATGATCGCTCCCGAGCAGGCCGAATCCCGAGCGTCCGCACCCTCGTCCGGGGCCCCGGCGGGTGCCGGCGCCGGCGGCGACCACTCCTACGAGATCGTGGTCCCGTCCGCGGCCGACGGGGTCGACATGGAGCGTCTCGCGGTCGAGTCGCAGACGCTGGACGCGAACTCCCGCTACGCCTACGTGCTGTGGTGCCGCGACTTCGCGCGCACGTCGGTGATCGCCCGCCGGAGCGACGGCCGCGCCGTCGGTTACGTCACCGGCTACCTGCGCCCGCAGGCGCCCGGCACCCTGCTGATCTGGCAGGTGTGCGTGGACCCGGTCGCGCGGGGGGCCGGGCTCGCCGGCCGCATGCTCGACGCCGTGTGGGACGCCGCGGCCGCGGACTCCGGCGCCGACCGGATGGAGACGACGATCACACCAGACAACGCGTCGTCCATCAAGCTCTTCAGCTCCTTCGCCAGACGACACGACACGACCATCGAGCGGTCCGATCTGTTCGGCCCGGACCTGCTCGGCGATTCGCACGAGCCGGAGCACCTCTACCGCATCGGCCCGATCGCAGCAGACAAGGGTGGGAAGAAATGACCGTTTTCGAGGATCTCGAGTCCCAGGTCCGGAGTTACTGCCGCAACTGGCCGGTCGTCTTCGACACGGCCAAGGGCAGCCGCCTGACCGACGTCGACGGCCACTCCTACCTCGACTTCTTCGGAGGTGCCGGGGCCCTGAACTACGGGCACAACCCGGACGCGCTGAAGCAGCCGCTGATCGACTACCTGACCGGCGACGGCATCACCCACGGCCTGGACATGTACACCAGGGCCAAGGGTGAGTTCCTGACCACCTTCCAGGACGTGATCCTGGCGCCGCGCGGCCTGGAGTACAAGGTCCAGTTCCCCGGCCCGACCGGCGCCAACGCCGTGGAGTCCGCGCTGAAGCTGGCGCGCAAGATCTCCGGCAGGGAAGCGCTGATCAACTTCACCAACGCGTTCCACGGCATGACGCTGGGCGCGCTGTCGGTGACCGGCAACTCGATGAAGCGCGGCGGGGCCGGCATCCCGCTGGTGCACTCGACGCCGATGCCGTTCGACAACTACTTCGACGGCAAGATGCCCGACTTCCTGTGGTTCGAGAAGGTCCTCGACGACACCGGGTCCAGCCTGAACGAGCCGGCCGCGGTCATCGTCGAGACGGTGCAGGGCGAGGGCGGGCTCAACCCGGCCCGGATCGAGTGGCTGCAGGGCCTCGAGGACCTGTGCCGGCGCAAGGGCATCCTGCTGATCGTCGACGACGTCCAGATGGGGTGCGGCCGGACCGGCCCGTTCTTCTCCTTCGAGATCGCCGGGATCAAGCCCGACATCGTCACCATCTCGAAGTCCATCTCCGGCTACGGCCTGCCGATGGCCCTGGTGCTGATCAAGCCCGAGCACGACCAGTGGGGCCCCGGTGAGCACAA harbors:
- the ectA gene encoding diaminobutyrate acetyltransferase, which produces MIAPEQAESRASAPSSGAPAGAGAGGDHSYEIVVPSAADGVDMERLAVESQTLDANSRYAYVLWCRDFARTSVIARRSDGRAVGYVTGYLRPQAPGTLLIWQVCVDPVARGAGLAGRMLDAVWDAAAADSGADRMETTITPDNASSIKLFSSFARRHDTTIERSDLFGPDLLGDSHEPEHLYRIGPIAADKGGKK
- the ectB gene encoding diaminobutyrate--2-oxoglutarate transaminase, whose amino-acid sequence is MTVFEDLESQVRSYCRNWPVVFDTAKGSRLTDVDGHSYLDFFGGAGALNYGHNPDALKQPLIDYLTGDGITHGLDMYTRAKGEFLTTFQDVILAPRGLEYKVQFPGPTGANAVESALKLARKISGREALINFTNAFHGMTLGALSVTGNSMKRGGAGIPLVHSTPMPFDNYFDGKMPDFLWFEKVLDDTGSSLNEPAAVIVETVQGEGGLNPARIEWLQGLEDLCRRKGILLIVDDVQMGCGRTGPFFSFEIAGIKPDIVTISKSISGYGLPMALVLIKPEHDQWGPGEHNGTFRGNNPAFVTATHTLRNWWTDDTLEKDTIRKGEKVEEGFNKIIADNPGTEMFVKGRGLARGIQFEGEGLAEKIAGKAFEHRLLLETAGPNDEVLKLLPPLTTTDDELDEGLAIIGESVRTVIGS